A part of Myxococcus landrumus genomic DNA contains:
- a CDS encoding sensor histidine kinase: MLRRLLPTLVALGFGLLALGWGLVSLQRIFAREREDAHAQVRSRRDALGHAASETLRQVLTRQLKEQIPAIHAAMDNPLAPGERFYLQFRGKPFLPRHTLSIAGEDMPARALYETLSDHLREGPPPAHWESRVTRLRAAEAALVANNLPRATALVEELLRHHSRHALPPDQELPFLLLSVEHLQRGPATMPLVRALLREGLPEEFGGISRGAGLQRDLLRERGSFTQADFDFLQARILRLSRLLGEPTRDFLERARETGEGRLLMPDELTEPTLVGEQWYVEPRGEGIYGISVDSAALLAPITQDMVARGLFGANGHMRLVGGRAVIPARELKVHVDLPEWARAEADIEARYGLKTLLVAACGGLAAAIFALAVVAQQRKYRFLELKSDFVATVSHELRTPLASIRLMGETLERKLAHAPEVRDYPTRIVQAADGLHFLVENILSFNRIDKGRWTLRASHVRLEELVNPLRDDLASATFAPVELITDMDDAELEADPSLLRLLFSNLGRNACAYNTRSPVRISVQARMIAGHGCTVLFRDNGVGIPEHEWENVFLDFYRLSPQGQDVHGSGLGLALCRKIMKLHHGDIQIASSTPEGTTFALTFHEPRR; encoded by the coding sequence ATGCTGCGCCGGCTCCTTCCCACGCTCGTGGCTTTGGGTTTCGGGCTCCTTGCCCTCGGCTGGGGGCTGGTGAGCCTTCAGCGCATCTTCGCGCGCGAGCGCGAGGACGCCCACGCCCAGGTCCGCTCCCGCCGTGACGCCTTGGGCCATGCCGCCAGCGAGACGCTGCGCCAGGTCCTCACCCGCCAGCTCAAGGAGCAGATCCCCGCCATCCACGCGGCGATGGACAACCCGCTCGCCCCGGGTGAGCGCTTCTACCTCCAGTTCCGAGGCAAGCCCTTCCTCCCTCGCCACACCCTGTCCATCGCCGGCGAGGACATGCCCGCGCGGGCCCTCTACGAGACACTCTCGGACCACCTGCGCGAGGGGCCGCCCCCCGCCCACTGGGAGTCCCGGGTGACGCGGCTGCGCGCGGCGGAGGCGGCGCTCGTCGCGAACAACCTGCCCCGGGCCACCGCGCTGGTGGAGGAGCTGCTGCGCCACCACTCCCGGCACGCGCTCCCGCCGGACCAGGAGCTGCCCTTCCTGCTCCTGTCCGTGGAGCACCTGCAGCGGGGCCCCGCGACGATGCCCCTGGTGCGCGCCCTGCTGCGCGAGGGGCTCCCGGAGGAGTTCGGCGGCATCAGCCGTGGCGCGGGACTCCAGCGGGACCTGCTTCGCGAGCGCGGGAGCTTCACCCAGGCCGACTTCGACTTCCTCCAGGCGCGCATCCTCCGGTTGAGCCGCCTGCTCGGGGAGCCCACGCGCGACTTCCTGGAGCGGGCGCGCGAGACGGGCGAGGGCCGGCTCCTGATGCCCGATGAGCTGACGGAGCCCACGCTGGTGGGAGAGCAGTGGTACGTGGAGCCTCGCGGGGAGGGCATCTACGGCATCTCCGTGGACAGCGCGGCGCTGCTGGCGCCCATCACCCAGGACATGGTCGCCCGCGGGCTGTTCGGCGCCAACGGACACATGCGACTGGTCGGCGGTCGGGCGGTGATTCCGGCGCGCGAGCTGAAGGTGCACGTGGACCTTCCGGAGTGGGCGCGCGCCGAGGCGGACATCGAGGCGCGCTACGGACTGAAGACGCTGCTGGTCGCCGCGTGTGGCGGGCTGGCCGCGGCCATCTTCGCGCTGGCGGTGGTGGCCCAGCAGCGCAAGTACCGCTTCCTGGAGCTCAAGAGCGACTTCGTGGCCACCGTCTCCCACGAGCTGCGCACGCCCCTGGCCTCCATCCGGCTGATGGGCGAGACGCTCGAGCGGAAGCTGGCCCACGCCCCCGAGGTCCGCGACTACCCGACCCGCATCGTCCAGGCCGCCGACGGGCTGCACTTCCTGGTGGAGAACATCCTGTCGTTCAACCGCATCGACAAGGGGCGGTGGACACTGCGCGCATCACACGTGCGCCTGGAAGAGCTGGTCAACCCGCTGCGCGACGACCTGGCCTCCGCCACCTTCGCGCCCGTGGAGCTCATCACGGACATGGACGACGCGGAGCTGGAGGCGGACCCGTCCCTCCTGCGACTGCTCTTCTCCAACCTGGGCCGCAACGCGTGTGCGTACAACACGCGCAGCCCCGTGCGCATCTCCGTCCAGGCCCGGATGATTGCGGGCCACGGATGCACCGTGCTCTTCCGCGACAACGGCGTGGGCATCCCCGAGCACGAATGGGAGAACGTCTTCCTGGACTTCTACCGCCTGAGTCCCCAGGGCCAGGACGTCCACGGCAGCGGCTTGGGTCTGGCGCTTTGCCGCAAAATCATGAAGCTTCACCATGGCGACATCCAGATTGCCTCCTCCACGCCGGAGGGGACTACGTTCGCGCTGACCTTTCACGAGCCGCGTCGATGA
- a CDS encoding response regulator transcription factor, translating to MNSPTPPSSTRPTILIVEDDAHLRVGLRDNLLDEGYEVAEAPTARDAEPLLRQREFDLLILDVMLPGEDGYSFCRRLRSQGVKSLVMMLTARSLEDDIVRGFEAGAQDYLTKPYRLRELLARVGALVRRAGTAPAQVTTFGGYSLDMGRRTVTRPDGGTVELTRTEFDLLAYLLRHRERALPRGEILDAVWGRDVVVDPRTVDNFVSSLKKKLGWTSDSGFSIHTLRGVGYRMEVSSA from the coding sequence ATGAACAGCCCCACCCCACCCTCCTCCACCCGTCCCACCATCCTCATCGTCGAGGACGATGCACACCTGCGCGTCGGCCTGAGGGACAACCTGCTGGACGAGGGATACGAAGTCGCCGAGGCCCCCACGGCGCGCGACGCGGAGCCGCTCCTGCGTCAGCGTGAGTTCGACCTGCTCATCCTCGACGTGATGCTCCCGGGCGAGGACGGCTACAGCTTCTGCCGCCGCCTGCGCTCGCAGGGTGTGAAGAGCCTGGTGATGATGCTCACCGCGCGCTCGCTCGAGGACGACATCGTCCGGGGCTTCGAGGCCGGAGCGCAGGACTACCTCACCAAGCCCTACCGGCTGCGCGAGCTGCTGGCGCGCGTGGGCGCGCTGGTGCGCAGGGCTGGCACTGCGCCGGCGCAGGTGACGACGTTCGGGGGCTACTCGCTCGACATGGGCCGCCGCACGGTGACCCGGCCCGACGGCGGCACCGTGGAGCTGACGCGCACGGAGTTCGACCTGCTGGCGTATCTGCTCCGCCACCGCGAGCGCGCGCTGCCCCGAGGAGAAATCCTGGACGCGGTGTGGGGACGCGACGTCGTGGTCGACCCGCGCACCGTGGACAACTTCGTCTCCAGCTTGAAGAAGAAGCTGGGCTGGACGAGCGACTCCGGCTTCTCCATCCACACGCTTCGCGGCGTCGGCTACCGGATGGAAGTCTCTTCGGCATGA
- a CDS encoding energy transducer TonB, producing the protein MFKSVIERQRAGRLGLGLWWSAAIHAGLFGAVLFISARPADVPPDTDINGPIVLKLAPVPKTAKGYTPSAPAQPKQAVQPKPRKPRRDVIPTQLQPLPADPQPAQPDPVDTTSNTDNAPVGDPNDGVAGGDPDGDPNSNVITGSLITGLPSGFAEGTGEDVVPFGGGMTPPVLMEGPPLEYTDQARVARVEGTFIAKCVITREGLVRDCRVIKGLAHMNDETLNSLHHRRYTPVTFQGRATSVSYVFTLRFKLPR; encoded by the coding sequence GTGTTCAAGTCAGTCATCGAGCGGCAGAGAGCTGGACGTCTGGGCCTGGGGTTGTGGTGGTCCGCGGCCATCCACGCGGGATTGTTCGGTGCGGTGCTCTTCATCTCCGCGCGGCCCGCGGACGTGCCTCCGGACACGGACATCAACGGGCCCATCGTCCTCAAGCTCGCGCCAGTGCCGAAGACGGCCAAGGGCTACACCCCGTCGGCGCCCGCGCAGCCGAAGCAGGCCGTGCAGCCCAAGCCGCGCAAGCCTCGGCGCGACGTCATCCCGACGCAGCTCCAGCCGCTCCCCGCGGACCCGCAGCCCGCACAGCCCGACCCCGTCGACACCACCTCCAACACCGACAACGCCCCCGTCGGAGACCCGAATGACGGTGTCGCCGGCGGCGACCCGGACGGTGACCCCAACAGCAACGTCATCACCGGGTCCCTCATCACGGGCTTGCCGAGTGGCTTCGCCGAGGGCACCGGTGAGGACGTGGTCCCGTTCGGCGGAGGCATGACGCCGCCCGTGCTCATGGAAGGCCCGCCGCTCGAATACACGGATCAGGCCCGCGTGGCGCGCGTGGAGGGCACCTTCATCGCCAAGTGCGTCATCACCCGCGAGGGACTCGTGCGCGACTGCCGCGTCATCAAGGGCCTGGCGCACATGAACGACGAGACGCTCAACTCCCTGCACCACCGGCGCTACACGCCGGTGACCTTCCAGGGCCGGGCCACGAGCGTCTCGTACGTCTTCACACTCCGCTTCAAGCTGCCTCGGTAG
- a CDS encoding tetratricopeptide repeat protein yields MKRMEASAVQYRVEGRDSPPGGWADQLWPQRVSPREAPRVKEENGERVIVDWPGNPPAVNALLDEAEPHFEARRYAEAAKLYEQATNTCPDCYLAWNFRGDAALFSGDAATALEHYRRAIQVNPNDHRSWFFQGNALARLGRFKEALDSWAWCLVLNPRYAIIRDMFRNNAGLGLAVLDEAIVPRGYAEWAGEAVSVQFDPDHDPSWLAFANCKALWLGEPSHRREMTGSADERFSTLEEVECLGSALVVHGNRKDKGETDHGSDPSLDRLTAITQDGMLTEAVLFEVGTRIHPQIVLTLDDDVRQRLKTYVLKHVLVPVPTAGGHDL; encoded by the coding sequence ATGAAGCGGATGGAGGCCTCGGCGGTGCAATACCGCGTCGAGGGCCGGGACTCACCGCCGGGCGGGTGGGCGGACCAGTTGTGGCCGCAGCGCGTGTCGCCTCGCGAGGCGCCGCGTGTGAAGGAAGAGAACGGCGAGCGAGTCATCGTCGACTGGCCGGGGAATCCTCCGGCGGTGAATGCGCTGCTCGATGAGGCCGAGCCGCACTTCGAAGCGCGGCGCTACGCGGAGGCGGCGAAGCTGTACGAGCAGGCGACGAACACCTGTCCGGACTGCTACCTCGCCTGGAACTTCCGAGGAGACGCCGCGCTCTTCTCGGGCGATGCGGCCACGGCGCTCGAGCACTATCGCCGCGCGATTCAGGTCAACCCGAATGACCATCGCTCGTGGTTCTTCCAGGGCAACGCGCTCGCGCGGCTGGGCCGCTTCAAGGAGGCCCTCGACTCGTGGGCCTGGTGCCTGGTGCTCAACCCCCGCTACGCCATCATCCGCGACATGTTCCGCAACAACGCGGGCCTGGGACTCGCCGTGCTCGACGAGGCCATCGTCCCGCGTGGCTACGCCGAGTGGGCGGGCGAGGCTGTCTCCGTCCAGTTCGACCCGGACCATGACCCGTCCTGGCTCGCGTTCGCCAACTGCAAGGCACTGTGGCTGGGTGAACCCTCCCACCGTCGCGAGATGACGGGCTCCGCCGACGAGCGCTTCTCGACGTTGGAGGAGGTGGAGTGTCTGGGCTCGGCCCTGGTTGTCCATGGCAACCGCAAGGACAAGGGGGAGACCGACCACGGCTCCGACCCCAGCCTGGATCGGCTGACCGCCATCACCCAGGACGGCATGCTGACGGAGGCGGTGCTGTTCGAGGTGGGCACTCGCATCCACCCCCAAATCGTCCTCACCCTCGACGACGACGTGCGCCAGCGGCTCAAGACCTACGTGCTCAAGCACGTCCTGGTGCCCGTCCCGACGGCGGGAGGCCATGACCTGTGA
- a CDS encoding ATP-binding protein — MLATLVAVPAAVAVEVERGVRASGAGQSCHVLCVTGADVIAAPVEEGLLVTWDAGGALEDVLESVRRLHALRVASRTHLVVLTSRDDAQTQALAEAGADECVATPGQGWGTRLAALRRRLEAETGEHDLRALRRTSAFLRSALDAVPEPLFVKDRQHRWVAMNSAFCRVMGHPAEALLGKSDHEFVSTHEADSFWRNDEQVFRSGVPDESEETLTDRTTGVSRVLVTKKATFSGSGEAFLVGIIRDVTDRKRLESQLLLAERMASVGTLAAGVAHEINNPLAYVSSNLAYVRDLLALPALSSEQLPELREVVAEALDGAARVCAIVRDLRTFARGDEERHGPVDVTRAVEGALRLVRNELTHRARVVCTMEPVPPVHGNEVRLGQVVLNLLVNALQALPPRPAEENRVRVSLRTGRAGQVELEVTDNGTGMTPEVQRRIFDPFFTTRPVGEGTGLGLSICHTLVQAMGGRIEVSSALDWGTTFRVVLPALSVGTVAAPESPVLGSSVALAERRRLLLIDDEPSVGNSVTRLVRDVYEVHSVQDAREALRRLSTGERFDAILCDLMMPGMSGMDFVEELERLAPELVRRTGLMTGGAFTAQAREFVGRHSRGLLEKPFERERLCDFVEHLLP, encoded by the coding sequence GTGCTCGCGACACTGGTGGCGGTGCCTGCGGCGGTGGCGGTTGAGGTGGAGCGTGGCGTGCGCGCGTCCGGGGCGGGCCAGTCCTGTCATGTGCTGTGTGTGACGGGCGCGGATGTGATTGCCGCACCGGTGGAGGAGGGGCTGCTCGTCACCTGGGATGCGGGCGGTGCGCTGGAGGACGTGCTGGAGAGCGTGCGCCGCCTGCATGCGCTCAGGGTGGCGTCGCGAACGCATCTGGTGGTGTTGACCTCGCGCGACGATGCGCAGACGCAGGCGCTCGCGGAGGCGGGCGCGGACGAGTGTGTGGCCACACCCGGGCAGGGGTGGGGCACGCGCCTGGCGGCGCTGCGCAGGCGATTGGAGGCGGAGACGGGAGAGCACGACCTGCGCGCACTGCGGCGCACGAGTGCGTTCCTCCGCAGCGCACTGGACGCGGTGCCCGAGCCGCTCTTCGTCAAGGACCGGCAGCACCGCTGGGTCGCGATGAACAGCGCGTTCTGCCGCGTCATGGGACATCCGGCCGAGGCGTTGCTGGGGAAGTCGGACCATGAGTTCGTCTCCACGCACGAGGCCGACAGCTTCTGGCGCAACGACGAGCAGGTCTTCCGCTCGGGTGTCCCCGATGAGAGCGAGGAGACACTTACGGACAGGACGACGGGGGTCTCCCGGGTGCTGGTGACGAAGAAGGCCACGTTCAGCGGCTCCGGGGAGGCCTTCCTCGTGGGCATCATCCGCGACGTCACCGACCGCAAGCGATTGGAGTCACAGTTGTTGCTCGCGGAGCGAATGGCCTCCGTGGGAACGCTGGCCGCGGGGGTGGCGCACGAAATCAACAACCCGCTGGCCTATGTCAGCTCCAACCTCGCGTATGTGAGGGACCTGCTCGCGTTGCCGGCGCTGTCCTCCGAGCAGCTCCCGGAACTGCGGGAGGTGGTGGCGGAGGCGCTGGATGGAGCGGCGAGGGTCTGTGCCATCGTCAGGGATTTGCGCACCTTCGCGCGCGGGGACGAGGAGCGACACGGCCCCGTCGACGTGACGCGCGCGGTGGAAGGGGCGCTGAGGCTGGTGCGCAACGAGCTGACGCATCGGGCGCGAGTGGTGTGCACCATGGAGCCGGTGCCGCCCGTGCACGGCAACGAGGTGCGCCTGGGCCAGGTGGTGCTCAACCTGCTGGTGAATGCCCTCCAGGCGCTCCCGCCGAGGCCGGCGGAGGAGAACCGCGTCCGAGTCAGCCTTCGCACGGGGCGCGCGGGGCAGGTCGAGCTGGAGGTCACCGACAACGGGACGGGCATGACCCCAGAGGTCCAGCGTCGCATCTTCGACCCGTTCTTCACCACGAGGCCCGTGGGGGAGGGGACGGGGCTGGGGTTGTCCATCTGCCACACGTTGGTGCAGGCCATGGGCGGCCGCATCGAGGTGAGCAGCGCGCTCGATTGGGGAACCACCTTCCGCGTGGTGCTTCCGGCGCTCTCGGTGGGGACGGTGGCCGCGCCGGAGTCGCCGGTGCTCGGAAGTTCCGTGGCGCTGGCGGAGCGGCGCAGGCTGCTGCTCATCGACGATGAGCCCTCCGTGGGCAACTCGGTGACGCGGTTGGTTCGCGATGTGTACGAGGTCCACTCCGTCCAGGATGCGCGCGAGGCCCTTCGGCGGTTGTCCACGGGCGAGCGTTTTGATGCCATCCTGTGTGACCTGATGATGCCGGGCATGAGTGGGATGGACTTCGTGGAAGAGCTGGAGCGATTGGCGCCGGAGCTCGTGCGGCGCACGGGGCTGATGACGGGTGGAGCCTTCACCGCGCAGGCGCGCGAGTTCGTGGGCCGTCACTCGCGGGGCCTGTTGGAGAAGCCCTTCGAGCGCGAGCGCTTGTGTGACTTCGTGGAGCATCTGCTTCCATGA
- a CDS encoding TIGR02757 family protein, protein MTRRSKPSPGLSPQAVAPLRARLDAFLAATDARARIGFDPVEFPHRYKDPRDIEVSALLAAALAYGRADLFRPKVDSLLSRMGASPAAFVRELDVQGAKALLEGFVYRFNVGTDVAVLLLGMGRALREHGELEALFVQGLTAEGGMHGALSAFTAALRRVPMAPLRAAMGPERGLHHLLPSPLGPGAAKRLNLFLRWMVRGPDAVDFGIWKRVSPSSLVIPLDTHIGRISGHLGLTRRTDLTWRTAEEVTASLRALDAGDPVRYDFALCHYGMSGACPSSPVAENCERCALLPACRVGPGVVATATRRVSKASRPRGA, encoded by the coding sequence GTGACACGCCGTTCGAAGCCGTCCCCAGGATTGAGCCCCCAGGCAGTCGCCCCCTTGCGTGCCCGGCTTGATGCCTTCCTGGCGGCCACGGATGCTCGAGCCCGCATCGGCTTCGACCCCGTGGAGTTTCCCCACCGGTACAAAGACCCTCGCGACATCGAGGTGAGCGCGCTGCTCGCCGCCGCGCTGGCCTACGGTCGCGCGGACCTGTTCCGCCCCAAGGTGGATTCGCTGTTGAGCCGGATGGGGGCCTCGCCCGCCGCGTTCGTCCGCGAGCTGGATGTCCAAGGGGCCAAGGCCCTGTTGGAGGGCTTCGTCTATCGCTTCAACGTGGGCACCGATGTCGCGGTGCTCCTGCTGGGCATGGGGCGCGCGCTGCGCGAGCACGGTGAGCTGGAAGCCCTCTTCGTGCAGGGACTCACCGCGGAAGGCGGGATGCACGGCGCGCTGAGCGCGTTCACCGCCGCGCTGCGACGGGTTCCCATGGCGCCGCTGCGTGCCGCGATGGGGCCAGAGCGGGGACTGCACCACCTGTTGCCTTCACCGCTGGGGCCGGGCGCCGCCAAGCGCTTGAACCTCTTCCTGCGATGGATGGTGCGTGGCCCGGACGCGGTGGACTTCGGCATCTGGAAGCGGGTGTCCCCCTCGTCGCTGGTGATTCCGTTGGATACGCACATCGGGCGCATCTCCGGGCATCTGGGGCTCACGCGGCGCACGGACCTGACATGGCGCACGGCGGAAGAGGTGACGGCCTCGTTGCGCGCGCTCGATGCGGGAGACCCTGTTCGCTACGACTTCGCTCTGTGTCACTATGGGATGAGCGGTGCGTGTCCCTCCAGTCCTGTCGCGGAGAACTGTGAGCGGTGCGCGCTGCTGCCCGCCTGCCGAGTGGGACCGGGAGTGGTGGCGACGGCGACCCGACGGGTCTCCAAAGCCTCGCGACCCCGGGGTGCCTGA
- a CDS encoding M20/M25/M40 family metallo-hydrolase: MHMKRLASLVMMVGCVSAYAKAPEREVWITLGSDALSEVNAAFIVAGAKTPSLAGQKGEVVALKIPESQIDRVSRVMHDKLNRCGGFLYHDTEAQALAELSSGGAALVPSSLAVNYTLDNAPVVNTLISGMAESNILASITHLSSYTTRYYTSTTGVQAANWIKSQWEGYAGTRAQAGGDVTVELFTHAAFAQPSVILTIQGTTTPSEIVVLGGHLDSTNLSSGGAPGADDDASGIATLSEVIRVAMATGYKPAKTVKFMAYAAEEVGLRGSKEIADSHKNSGANVIGVLQLDMTNYKGSTVDIALMTDFTNAAQNAFVGNLISTYVSGVTWTNSSCGYGCSDHASWNSAGFAASMPFEALMGQHNPAIHSADDTLARSNNTATHALKFAKMAGAYVAELAKGTATLSDSVPPTVALTGPANGASVTGTVTLTANASDNTGVSRVEFLVDGNIVGTATTSPYTASWNSAAVANGSHTIVAKAYDLIGNNATSTAATVTSTNASSNAIFDTVLRVPRCSNVSNQCDSTTLLNGRAGLGPEQNAPNTINNSCADGVSGAYHADESNDRIKVSTVSGAPFAPGEVVRVEATVWVFAIRPDKLDLYYTANANSPVWTKIATLSATATGQQTLSATYTLPAGQLQAVRARFRYNGSAAPCGTTSYDDHDDLVFAVNP; encoded by the coding sequence ATGCACATGAAGCGACTGGCTTCGTTGGTGATGATGGTCGGTTGTGTCTCGGCGTACGCGAAGGCGCCGGAGCGAGAGGTGTGGATCACCCTCGGCTCCGATGCCCTGTCGGAGGTGAACGCCGCGTTCATCGTCGCGGGGGCGAAGACGCCGTCGCTGGCGGGACAGAAGGGCGAGGTCGTCGCGCTCAAGATTCCCGAGTCTCAAATCGACCGGGTCTCGCGTGTGATGCACGACAAGCTCAACCGCTGTGGTGGCTTCCTCTACCACGACACGGAGGCCCAGGCCCTCGCGGAGCTGTCCTCGGGTGGCGCGGCGCTGGTCCCCAGCTCCCTGGCGGTCAACTACACGCTCGACAACGCCCCGGTGGTCAACACGCTGATCTCCGGCATGGCCGAGTCCAACATCCTGGCCAGCATCACCCACCTCTCCAGCTACACGACGCGCTACTACACCTCCACCACGGGTGTGCAGGCGGCCAACTGGATCAAGAGCCAGTGGGAAGGTTACGCGGGCACCCGCGCGCAGGCCGGTGGCGACGTCACCGTGGAGCTGTTCACCCACGCCGCGTTCGCGCAGCCGTCCGTCATCCTCACCATCCAGGGCACCACCACGCCTTCCGAGATTGTCGTCCTGGGCGGACACCTGGACTCCACCAACCTCTCGAGTGGCGGGGCTCCTGGCGCGGATGACGACGCGTCGGGTATCGCCACGCTGTCCGAGGTCATCCGCGTCGCCATGGCCACCGGTTACAAGCCGGCGAAGACGGTGAAGTTCATGGCCTACGCCGCCGAGGAAGTGGGTCTGCGCGGCTCCAAGGAGATCGCCGACTCGCACAAGAACTCGGGTGCCAACGTCATCGGCGTGCTCCAACTGGACATGACGAACTACAAGGGCTCCACCGTCGACATCGCGCTGATGACGGACTTCACCAACGCGGCGCAGAACGCGTTCGTCGGCAACCTCATCAGCACGTACGTGTCGGGCGTGACGTGGACGAACTCTTCGTGTGGTTACGGCTGCTCGGACCACGCGTCGTGGAACAGCGCGGGCTTCGCGGCGTCCATGCCCTTCGAGGCGCTGATGGGCCAGCACAACCCCGCCATCCACTCGGCTGACGACACGCTGGCTCGCAGCAACAACACCGCGACGCACGCGCTCAAGTTCGCGAAGATGGCGGGCGCGTACGTGGCGGAGCTGGCCAAGGGCACCGCGACGCTCTCCGACAGCGTGCCCCCCACCGTGGCCCTGACGGGTCCGGCGAACGGCGCCTCCGTGACGGGGACCGTCACGCTGACCGCCAACGCGTCCGACAACACCGGCGTCAGCCGCGTGGAGTTCCTGGTGGACGGCAACATCGTGGGCACGGCCACCACGTCTCCGTATACGGCGTCGTGGAACTCGGCGGCGGTGGCCAACGGCAGCCACACCATCGTCGCGAAGGCGTATGACCTCATTGGCAACAACGCCACCAGCACCGCCGCGACGGTGACGAGCACCAACGCCAGCAGCAATGCCATCTTCGACACGGTGCTGCGCGTGCCGCGCTGCTCCAACGTGTCCAACCAGTGTGACTCCACCACGCTGCTCAACGGCCGCGCGGGTCTGGGGCCCGAGCAGAACGCGCCCAACACCATCAACAACTCGTGCGCGGACGGCGTCTCCGGCGCGTACCACGCCGACGAGTCCAACGACCGCATCAAGGTGTCCACGGTGAGCGGCGCGCCCTTCGCCCCCGGCGAGGTGGTGCGTGTCGAGGCCACTGTCTGGGTCTTCGCCATCCGCCCGGACAAGCTGGACCTCTACTACACGGCCAACGCCAACAGCCCGGTGTGGACGAAGATCGCCACGCTGTCCGCGACGGCGACGGGCCAGCAGACGCTGTCCGCCACGTACACGCTGCCCGCCGGCCAGCTCCAGGCCGTGCGCGCCCGCTTCCGCTACAACGGCAGCGCGGCGCCGTGCGGCACCACGTCGTACGACGACCACGACGACCTGGTGTTCGCGGTCAACCCGTAG
- a CDS encoding MogA/MoaB family molybdenum cofactor biosynthesis protein, whose product MHVSAFVVTCSDSRDASRDASGKVLRDGLESAGHNIAGYVVVKDDAEAIRGAVAEAQAAGARALLFTGGTGIGRRDTTVETLRALFEKELPGFGELFRMLSYRQIGSAAMMSRATAGTYQGMIIFALPGSPQAARLALDALILPELGHAVRELTR is encoded by the coding sequence GTGCATGTCAGTGCGTTCGTGGTGACGTGCTCGGACAGCCGTGACGCCTCGCGTGATGCGAGCGGCAAGGTCCTTCGGGACGGGCTGGAGTCGGCTGGGCACAACATCGCCGGCTATGTCGTTGTGAAAGACGACGCGGAGGCGATCCGAGGCGCGGTGGCGGAGGCCCAGGCCGCGGGGGCGCGGGCGCTGCTCTTCACGGGGGGCACCGGCATCGGCCGGCGAGACACCACCGTGGAAACGCTTCGAGCCTTGTTCGAGAAGGAACTGCCCGGCTTCGGCGAGCTGTTCCGGATGTTGTCGTACCGCCAGATCGGGAGCGCGGCGATGATGTCGCGAGCGACCGCCGGCACGTATCAGGGGATGATCATCTTCGCGCTTCCGGGCTCACCCCAGGCCGCGCGTCTCGCGCTCGACGCTCTCATCCTCCCAGAACTGGGTCACGCGGTGCGCGAGCTCACTCGCTAG
- a CDS encoding Rieske (2Fe-2S) protein: MTKIKLGPADFAEKEMRGYEVGKRNVCIAKIHGRYKGLDDWCNHAGCLLSGGRIEDNMVVCPCHEVGFDMDTGRNETSPGVCDDQPTVTVEVQDGALIVDLP; the protein is encoded by the coding sequence ATGACGAAGATCAAGCTCGGACCGGCGGACTTCGCCGAAAAGGAAATGCGCGGCTACGAAGTGGGCAAGCGCAACGTCTGCATCGCGAAGATTCACGGCCGATACAAGGGCCTTGATGATTGGTGCAACCACGCGGGGTGTCTGCTCTCCGGCGGTCGTATCGAGGACAACATGGTTGTCTGCCCGTGTCATGAGGTCGGGTTCGACATGGATACGGGCCGGAACGAGACCTCCCCTGGGGTCTGTGATGACCAGCCGACAGTGACGGTTGAGGTCCAGGACGGGGCCCTTATCGTCGACCTTCCCTAG